From a single Sporosarcina oncorhynchi genomic region:
- the cysS gene encoding cysteine--tRNA ligase: MSIQLFNTLTRKKEPFVPMEEGKVKMYVCGPTVYNYIHIGNARPVIVFDTVRRYLEYSGYEVNFVSNFTDVDDKIINTAKELGEEVGELTDRFINAYFEDVGALGCGKADAHPRVTEHIDDIIAFIQVLIDKGFAYVAQGDVYYRTRRFDGYGKLSHQSIDELKVGARIEDSGIKENALDFALWKSAKEGEIAWETPWGAGRPGWHIECSVMAREHLGDTIDIHAGGQDLTFPHHENEIAQSEAMTGKQFARYWMHNGYINIDNEKMSKSLGNFVLVHDIRKQIDPKVLRFFMLSVHYRHPVNFSQDLVEGAANGLDRIKTAYNNVKYRLENSADLGDQQDIWTYKVDESVRQFEMAMDDDFNTANAIAAIFELVKTANVYLLEKNTQTTVLSHFITAFDRMMGVLGLPFTGEDDLLDADIDALIEERLEARRNKDFKRSDEIRDLLKEQGIILEDTAQGTRWKRG, translated from the coding sequence ATGAGCATTCAACTGTTTAATACGTTAACGCGGAAAAAAGAACCGTTTGTTCCAATGGAAGAAGGGAAAGTGAAGATGTATGTATGTGGCCCGACTGTCTACAACTACATCCATATCGGTAATGCAAGACCTGTCATTGTCTTTGACACAGTGCGGCGCTATTTGGAGTATAGCGGTTACGAAGTGAACTTTGTGTCAAACTTCACAGATGTCGACGACAAGATCATCAACACAGCAAAGGAGCTTGGTGAGGAAGTCGGAGAGTTAACGGACCGTTTCATCAATGCTTACTTTGAAGATGTAGGAGCACTCGGTTGCGGGAAAGCGGATGCCCATCCACGAGTGACAGAACATATCGATGATATCATCGCGTTTATCCAAGTGCTAATCGACAAAGGTTTTGCGTATGTGGCGCAAGGAGATGTTTATTACCGAACACGCCGATTCGACGGTTACGGAAAGCTATCGCATCAGTCAATCGATGAATTGAAAGTTGGTGCGCGAATCGAAGACAGTGGTATTAAAGAAAATGCCCTCGATTTTGCCCTATGGAAATCAGCAAAAGAAGGTGAAATTGCTTGGGAAACGCCATGGGGAGCGGGACGTCCTGGATGGCATATCGAATGTTCCGTCATGGCTAGGGAGCACTTGGGCGACACGATTGACATTCATGCGGGTGGTCAGGACTTGACGTTCCCGCACCATGAGAACGAAATTGCTCAATCCGAAGCGATGACCGGCAAGCAATTCGCACGGTATTGGATGCATAATGGTTATATTAATATCGATAATGAAAAGATGTCCAAATCACTTGGGAATTTCGTGCTTGTCCATGATATCCGTAAACAAATTGATCCGAAAGTGTTGAGGTTTTTCATGCTGTCAGTTCATTACCGTCACCCTGTTAACTTCTCGCAGGACTTGGTAGAAGGTGCAGCAAACGGTCTCGATCGAATAAAGACAGCGTACAACAACGTCAAGTATCGATTGGAAAATTCTGCGGACTTAGGCGATCAACAGGACATTTGGACCTATAAAGTGGATGAATCCGTCCGCCAGTTTGAGATGGCAATGGATGATGATTTTAATACGGCGAATGCGATTGCTGCCATCTTTGAACTTGTGAAAACAGCGAATGTTTACTTGCTTGAAAAGAATACGCAAACAACGGTCCTATCCCATTTCATTACAGCATTCGATCGTATGATGGGGGTGCTTGGTTTGCCATTCACCGGGGAAGATGATTTGTTGGATGCAGATATCGATGCGCTTATCGAAGAACGTCTGGAAGCCCGCCGTAATAAAGACTTCAAACGGTCCGACGAAATCAGGGATTTATTGAAAGAGCAGGGCATCATCCTTGAA
- the epsC gene encoding serine O-acetyltransferase EpsC: MFRRMNEDINCILEQDPAARGAIEVVLTYSGLHAVWSHRIAHAFYKKRLLFLARLISQISRFFTGIEIHPGATIGRRLFIDHGMGIVIGETCEIGDDVTLYQGVTLGGTGKEKGKRHPTLANNVLVASGAKVLGSITIGENSKVGAGSVVLKDVPPDSTVVGVPGKVVITNGIRVKSKHDHQHMPDPVTDTCNQLEEEIALLKQRIEKLEKREGENNEHSTV, encoded by the coding sequence GTGTTCAGAAGGATGAACGAAGATATTAACTGCATTCTTGAGCAGGATCCCGCAGCGCGCGGAGCGATTGAAGTGGTGCTTACCTATTCAGGTCTCCATGCGGTATGGTCGCATCGGATTGCCCATGCGTTTTATAAGAAAAGGCTGCTGTTCTTGGCCCGATTGATTTCGCAGATAAGCCGCTTCTTTACAGGTATCGAAATACATCCTGGTGCGACAATCGGACGACGTCTTTTCATTGATCACGGAATGGGTATTGTCATCGGTGAAACGTGTGAAATCGGGGATGACGTTACATTATATCAAGGCGTCACGCTAGGGGGAACGGGTAAGGAAAAAGGGAAACGCCACCCGACACTTGCAAACAATGTACTTGTCGCTTCGGGTGCCAAAGTGCTTGGATCCATTACGATTGGCGAAAACAGCAAAGTCGGTGCAGGTTCTGTTGTACTCAAAGACGTACCGCCTGATTCAACAGTCGTCGGTGTGCCGGGGAAAGTCGTTATCACAAACGGCATCCGGGTGAAAAGCAAGCATGACCATCAACATATGCCTGACCCTGTGACAGATACATGTAATCAGCTTGAAGAAGAAATTGCTTTATTGAAACAACGCATAGAAAAACTTGAGAAACGGGAAGGGGAAAACAATGAGCATTCAACTGTTTAA
- the gltX gene encoding glutamate--tRNA ligase, with product MTTEVRVRYAPSPTGHLHIGGARTALFNYLFAKHHGGKFIVRIEDTDIARNIETGELSQLDNLKWLGIDYDESVDIGGEYGPYRQMERLDIYSKYAQEILASGDAYKCFCTTEELEEEREKQKASGIAAPMYTGTCRHLTAEQVAENEAAGMPYTLRMRVPENVTYTVDDLVRGEVAFESHDIGDWVIVKANGIPTYNFAVVIDDHLMKISHVFRGEEHLTNTPKQLMVSNAFGWESPRFGHMTLIVNEDRKKLSKRDESIIQFISQYKDLGYLPEAMFNFFALLGWSPGGEEEIFSRAELIELFDESRLSKSASMFDKTKLTWMNNQYVKKMSLDEVIELTLPHLQAAGLVNEAMTESERNWVHDLIGLYQGQLSYGAEIVELTAQFFTDEIEYDEQSKEILAGEQVPEVMASFQKQLTDLESFDADAIKAAIKAVQKETGHKGKNLFMPIRVVATGQAHGPELPDSIALIGKGKTIDRVSKYAKV from the coding sequence ATGACAACAGAAGTACGTGTACGCTATGCGCCAAGTCCGACTGGCCATTTACATATCGGAGGAGCCCGGACGGCTTTATTCAACTATTTATTCGCCAAGCATCATGGTGGGAAATTCATCGTCCGCATCGAGGACACTGACATTGCCCGCAACATTGAAACAGGAGAACTCTCACAGCTGGATAACTTGAAATGGTTAGGTATCGACTATGACGAGTCTGTAGATATTGGCGGCGAGTATGGGCCATACCGCCAGATGGAGCGCCTTGATATTTATTCGAAGTATGCGCAGGAAATCCTCGCAAGTGGAGACGCGTATAAATGTTTCTGTACAACGGAAGAGTTGGAAGAGGAACGTGAAAAGCAAAAAGCTTCTGGGATTGCAGCGCCAATGTATACTGGTACTTGCCGTCATTTGACGGCTGAACAGGTTGCTGAAAACGAGGCGGCGGGCATGCCTTATACACTTCGCATGCGTGTGCCTGAAAATGTGACGTATACAGTCGATGATCTTGTTCGGGGTGAAGTCGCATTTGAATCGCATGATATCGGCGATTGGGTAATTGTCAAAGCGAATGGTATCCCTACGTATAACTTCGCTGTCGTCATTGATGATCATCTTATGAAAATTTCACACGTATTCCGTGGTGAAGAGCATTTGACGAATACACCGAAACAACTGATGGTTTCGAATGCTTTCGGATGGGAATCTCCGCGATTCGGTCATATGACGCTGATTGTTAATGAAGATCGGAAAAAACTGTCGAAACGTGACGAGTCCATTATTCAATTCATCTCGCAATACAAGGACCTCGGTTATTTGCCAGAAGCGATGTTCAACTTCTTCGCGTTACTTGGATGGTCTCCGGGCGGAGAAGAGGAAATCTTCTCTCGTGCAGAGCTCATCGAGTTGTTTGACGAAAGCCGTTTGTCCAAATCGGCGTCTATGTTCGACAAGACGAAATTGACATGGATGAACAACCAGTATGTCAAAAAGATGAGCTTGGATGAAGTGATCGAACTGACATTACCGCATCTTCAAGCCGCAGGTCTCGTGAACGAAGCGATGACTGAAAGTGAACGCAATTGGGTGCATGATCTAATCGGGCTTTACCAGGGCCAGTTAAGCTATGGAGCGGAAATTGTTGAATTGACCGCCCAATTCTTTACAGACGAAATTGAATATGATGAACAATCCAAGGAAATACTTGCAGGTGAACAAGTTCCGGAAGTAATGGCTTCATTCCAAAAACAGTTGACGGATCTTGAGTCTTTTGATGCAGACGCTATTAAGGCGGCTATCAAAGCTGTACAAAAAGAGACGGGACACAAAGGCAAGAATTTGTTCATGCCGATCCGTGTTGTTGCGACAGGCCAAGCACATGGACCTGAACTGCCTGATTCCATTGCTCTGATTGGTAAGGGAAAGACGATTGATCGGGTGTCGAAATACGCAAAAGTATAA